In Haliscomenobacter hydrossis DSM 1100, the DNA window TTCTTGGTCAATATTGTATTTGGAGCATATTTCTGCAAAACGCTTACTTGTGATGTAGTTCTCTTTTTTAGCTTCTGTACGTAAATCATCGCGTACATCTTTCCATAAGCGGGGTAATTGAGATTTAACAATTGGTAACGTGACTAAATGCTCTTGGATCGCTTTTTGCAAATTTTCAAAGCGGTAATCATTAACTCCAAAATCTACCTCTTGATAATGTACTTCGATGCTGTCGTCGTAAAGTTTTAAAATATCCTGGTATTGTGGAAGACCAGTACTATTGCTACGTTTATTAAATACAAGAAGGAGTTTGACTTTTTCTTTTGTGTCTTCGCTTTCTCGACCTAGCAGACTAATGATTTTGAACCAATAGGCCAAATTAGGGGACTCGCGACGCGCGTCTACCATTAAAACATAAAGAGCGCGTGGAGAAAGGAAAAATTGATGAGTCATGTATTGTAAGTCCTGCCCACCAAAATCCCAAAGGTTCGCATAAAAAATATTTTCACCGATATAGGGGTGCTGAAAAGGTAGACCTTCATGGATATTAATGCCGTGGGTTTCTGGGGTATTTCCAACTTTATGGTTGGGGTCTTTCAGCTTTTCAAAGAGAGTGGTTTTACCCGTACTGCCCTCGCCGACGATAATGAGTTTTGCCTCGTAAAGTTCAACTGTCCCCTTTTGACTTTCGACTTGCTCCCAATAATTCAAAATAGCTTCATTGCCAAGCTCTGCTATTTCTAGTGGTGGAGTATTTAATTGGCAATTGTTAATTAATATGCCTGCACTAATGCCACCAAAAAAAATTATTGGTACTCCTTTTTGGATTATTGATTTTATAGGAAACAAGCTAGTTACGAGCGTATTTGCGATACGCAAATCTGTCAGATTAATCAAACCTTTAAGTGGTTCCAAATCATTTATACGCGTATTCGAGAGCACTAGGGTGCGGAGGAGGGTAAGCTTTACCAACGGATTTAATGCCTCAATATGCGTATTTTGAAGCAACAATGTGTCTAAATTAACCAAATTAGAGATAGGTGCCAAATCTTGAATTGGGGTATTCTGAGCCAGCAAAACCTTTAAGTTTGTTAGTTCTGAAATTGGTGAGAGATCATAAATTCCTGTGTTATGAATCGTCAATATCCTTAGATTTTTAAATTTCTTAACAATTTTTATATCGGTTAAACCTTTATTTTCATTCAAATTTAGCTCTTCAATCCATTCCAATTCCTCGAGTTCAGTTGGAAGGGAAGTGATTTTGCAATAGCTCAGATCTAATGTTTTTAATTTTTCTTTTCGTACTGAGTTAATTCGATGGCTTACTTCAAAAGTCATTGTGTTTAATTTTTTTATCTGCTTCTATACTGATTTTATCTATGGTCTTGTTGTTGAGTCATTTCCCGAATCTCCGTCCGATCATATACCCCTTCCAAAAGTGCCAATATCATCACATCCTCCCCAGAAAAATCACAGCTCGTATCTTTCCGTTTGGCCTGCCTTTTCAACAAGTTCTCCAATTTATACGTCTGCGGATGCTCACTAACCGCACATTCCGAACAACAACAAGGTACTATTTCATCTGCCTTAATGCTCCGAAACCACCTTTTATGCAAATCTTCTACCTCATCGCGTACTTTACGCAACGCATATTTTCGAGCAGAGGGAATACCCATTACCTCGATGTGGATTTTGCGTAGCCCTTCTTTTGATTCCGCATCATCTTCAACCAAACGCACGCGGCATTCGCCTTCTTGCAGGTTAAGATGAAGTACCACGCCTTTCTTCCAAACCACTTGTTCCACCATGTTTCCATCGGCATCCAATTTTTCCTCGATGTATTCACTCAACCGAACTATGAGCCGGGACATCAAGCCCTTGGGCATAATTGGGTACTGAAACCAAAATTTCAGCACCTCTTTGGGGTACCAATCATAACTCGGTGCATTATCTGGCAAGAGCTGAGCAGCAATGTAGGTTCCTGGTGATGCCTGATAACAAATGTCAAAATTATTTTTGGTCATCAATTGCAAAACTAAGTCTGCGGAAGAACGTGAGTAGCCTTTGGGGGCCAACAAATCGATGAAATCCTCATCTGAAAATCGCCCACCATTGCTGACAATGCTTTCTTCTGTCAAAAAGGAATAGACACCATCCACTGCCCATTGTGGATTGAGTATGACTTGGCTGCGCAGGCCTTTGTCACTTTGAAAATGCAACAGCGTTCCCAATTGATGGAGGTAACCACTCAACAGCCATTGATCGGCCTCGTCATTGATGCCATATTTGGAACAAATCTCCGATAACCGATCGGCATGAATATAGTTTTTTGTTTGCGCTTCAGCTCGCAAATCTTCCCGGATAGTTGTCCACAATCGCGGCAGCTGAGATTTCACAATGGGTAAAGTAACCAGGGCTTTTTGAATAGTCTTTTGCAAATGTTCAAACCGATGGTCGTTTATAGCAAAATCTACCTCCATAAACTCCACATCCAAACTGTCTTCATAATATTTCAATTGATCCTGATATTGGGGCATCCCGGTGGTATTTCCACGTTTATTGAAGACCAAGAGCAATTTTACTTTTTCATTAGAGTCTACATTGTCTCTCCCCAATAGGCTAATGATTTTGAACCAATAAGGCAAATTGGGAGATTCCCTGCGGGCATCCATCATCAGTACATAAAGCGCTCTTGGGGTAAGAAAAAATTGATGGGTCATATACTGTAACATTTGTCCACCAAAATCCCATAAATTAGCATAAAAAATATTGTTATTGATTATAGGGTGGGTAAAGGGGAGCCCCTCGTAGATGTTGATACCATAGGTTTCTGGGGTATTGATAACTTCATGGTTGGGGTTTTGTAGCTTTTCAAAGAGAGTGGTTTTTCCAGTGCCACCTTCTCCGACGATGATTAGTTTTGCTTCGTAGAGTTCAACAGTGCCTTTTTGTTCTTCTATTTGGTCCCAGTAGCGGAGAATGGCTTCGTTGCCTTGTTTGACGATTTCTAATGGGGGGTTCTTAAGAGGGCAGTTTTCTATTGAAATAACTTTACCGTGATCCTTCAAATGTATAGGAATGCCTTTTTGAATAATTTTTTTCAGTGGACTTAAATCGCTCACTTTGGTGTTGGAAATATTGAGTGTATTTAGATGAAACATAGAATCTAAAGCGCTTAGATCACTTATTTGAGTATTATTAATTTCAAGGACATTTAAATTAATTAAAGATGCCAATGGACTTAGATCGTACACTTTGGTATCAGACATATAAAGTGTATTCAGGTTTAGCAAGGATGCTAAAGGACTTAAATCACTTACTTGAGTATTGAAAAATTCAAGCCTATGCAGGTTTACCAAAAAAATTAAAGTACTTAAATCGCTTATGTGATTGTTGGAAAATTCAAGCCTATATAATTTGACTAGAGGCGACAAAGGGTTTAAATTAATAACTTTAGTGTTCGATATGTACAGTGTATTAAGCTGAACTAAAGTTGACAGTGGACTTAAATCACTTACTTTAGTATTGGATAAGTAGAGTTTTTTTAAGTTTACAAATGAAGATAAAAGACCTATATCACTTAGATTTCTATTGTATTCCAAATTCAGCTTTTCTAACCAATCTAACTCAAGCAATTCTTCTGGTAATTTAACCAAATCATATCCGTAAAGATTAAGACTTGCACTTCGAGTGATCTTTGTCTTGTGGATTAATTGAAGTACTCCTTCGTTCATATATTTATTTTTAATCTTTTAGTTGCAAGCATAGTTATACCAAATCTATTGATTTTTTCCTAGTACTCGTTTCACCCCCTCCACAACATTCAACCAAGCCTCATCCTCATTCGTCCAAACTTTATTCACCACCTCCACTCCCTTGCCCGGCAGCGCATTCCGCCGTGCAAAATCATACTCCTGCCAATTGCAAAAATCCACAATCACTGGCACCAAGATACAACCCTCCCGCTCTTCAATCAAGGGTAATTCCACTTTTTGGATGTACTCCGCAGCCAGGCTATGGGCGCTGACGAGGTAGAGCACCACATCCGCTTCGGCGATGGCGTCCCGGATGGACTCATCCCAATCCTCACCGGGGAGGATATCTTGGTCATGCCAGGTAAGGGCTTTGTCGCGGAGGCTAGCCAGATGGACCAACAAGCGGTCTTTGTGCTGCTGGTCTGCTTTTGAATAAGATATAAAAATCTTGCGCGGGTTTGACTCTCCTTCATCGCCATCATACCTCATCCGGCCATCAAAACGGTTTTCACCCTTGTATTTCATCCTCGGTTTCGTCACCCCTGACTGACCAAAGATGTTTTCAACTTTGATCGAATCCAAACTCACATCACAATGTAAATCGGGAATCCCTTTTTCCAAAGCCTTTTCCAACACCGAAAACTTGAAAAAATGCCGCTCATTGTCCGGCAATTTTGCACACTCCCCACAAGGACATGGCACCATCTTCTCCAACTGCATGTTTTCATACTTGGCATCCCGATTAATGTCGTCCATTTTGCGGATCACCTCGTTCAGCATTTCAGAGCGCTTTGCTCCGGTGGCCCGCAGCTCGATGGTGTTTTCACTGTACACCTCGCGGGCAAAAACCCGGCCTTTGCCATCGGGTAGGGTAAAAATGACCGCATCATTCCATACCCTTTGCCCCAATTCTTTGTCTTCTTCGATGCGAGTATGCAGGCGGCAGATCAAGCGGGTGAGGACCCCTTTGGGCATAAATTTGTAGCGGTATTGCACCGGGACATTGCCCGTCGTATCCCAACCATAACTTTTGTTTTCTCCCGGCAAACGTTGCGGGATGATGTAATTTTCACCTTCACCTTCCACCCGGTAACAGAGTTCAAATTCCTTCATCATGCGCACCAGCAGGCCGTGCATGCCCTGGTACTCTGGCTGTAGCCATATTTTTCGGGTGTCTTTTTCAGAGAAATGCCCCCGAGTGGCTTCCAAACTGGGGTGCAACAACAACTCGAATAAAGCATCAATCAACCATTTGGGCCGTAAAAAAACGTAATCGGCCAGCAGAGCATCGTCGGGAAAATATTGGCAAACGCCCAAAAAAGTGAGTGCATTGGCGTAGTCGCGCAGCAAATCTTCACTAAGCTCGGGCATGAGCGCCAGGTAGGTCTCCCAACGCAGGTAGTGTTTTTCACTTTGCGATTCAGCCTCTAGTTTTTCCCGTAGCTCATTGAAGGAGCGCAGGTATTCCCGCTCCACGTGGGGAAGTTTGGAGGCTTGCTCGACGATGGTTTGCCGCAATTCGGCAAATTCCCGCTCCGTTTCTGCCTGCGAAAAATCCGATTGGTATACTTTATTGTGCACATTGCCAAAACGGGCGCGGATGGCGGCTTCATCTTTCAGTGGCTGGCAATGGCCACCGTCTTTGTTTTGAATCAAAATCACCGGGCTTTTTTTGCCCAACATTTCCACGATGTTGAGCCAGTAGGGCAGGTGTACGCTGTCCTGAATGCGTTCATTGGTGATCAGTGCGTACAAGGAACTGCCCGTGAGGAAAAACTGATGGGCGTAGTGTTGGATGTCTTGCCCGCCAAAATCCCAAACGTTTAAGCGTAAGTCTTCACCTGAAAAGGGCATTTTTTCGTTGAGGCGGGTAATTTCGATGCCTCGGGTGGTGTCGCCGGGGGCGGGCATTTCAGCGGTGGGGTTTTGTAGTTTTTTGCGGAGGGTGGTTTTGCCAGATTTGCCTTGGCCGACGAGTAGGACTTTGGCTTCGCGGACTTTGATTAATACGTCTTTGTTTTCTTGTTTCAGCCGGGCAACTTCTTCAATGTAGCGCAAAGTAGCTCTAACGCCCTGTTTTACAATTTCTCTGGGAGGGTTTTCTAAGGGGCAATTTAAAACATAAATTCCCTTCACTCCATCATATTCTTTCCATTTAACGCCCACCTTTTTTTTAATAATGGTTTCTAGTGGCATTAAATTAGGTACGAGTGTATTTGAAATGTCAAGCCTAGTCAAGTTTTGCAACTGCATCAGTGAGCTTAAATCACTGACTTGCGTGTTAGGGATATGCAGGGTAGTCAAGTTTAACAATTGAGCCAGAGGGCTTAAATCTCTAACTTTCGTGTTGGAAACATAAAGGATATTCAAGTTATACAGCTTTTCTAAGGGGCTTAAATCACTGACTGCCGTATTGTAAACGTAAAGTTTAGTCAAGTTTTGCAATTGAGACACAGGACTTAAATCACTCACCGTCGTATTGGAAACGTCAAGCCTGTCCAAATTATGCAATTGCTCCAAGGGCCTTAAATCGCTCACTAGTGTATTATATATAAAAAGTTGCGTCAAATTATGCAATTGACTCAGGGGGGTTAAATCGCTCACAGGCGTTTTGGAGAAGGAAAGCCAAGTCAAATTATGTAATTGAGTCAAGGGACTTAAATCACTCACATCAGTCCGGTAAAATGTAGAGTTTCCAAACAACCACCTGGTGTCAGATAGGTCTCCGCTATTAGAAACATCAAGGGTAGTTAAGTCATGTAATTGAGCCAACGGGCTTAAATCGCTCACTCCTGAATTGGAAACATCAAGTGTGGTTAAGTTATGCAATTGAGCCAATGGGCTTAAATCGCTCACTTTTGTTTCGGAAGCGAAAAGCTCAGTCAAATTGTACAATTGAGCCAGAGGACTTAAATCCTTCACATGTGTATTAGAAATATTAAGCTGGGTTAAATTACGCAATTGAGCCAGGGGGCGTAAATTACTCACTGGTGTGGAGGAAAGGTCAAGAGTCGTCAAATTATGCAACTGCATCAGGGGACTTAAATCTTTTAATACCCTACTCTTGATTCTTAATACTTTTAATTCTGTCAAAGTCACTATGGATTGGGGTATTTTAGTTAAATCATAGACCCTTAAATCTAAAACGGCATCCTTATTTTTTAAAGCTTCTTGTATTTTTTTCTCTGCTATTTTTGACATGGGTTCATATTTTTTTCAAATGTAAAAATAATTTTTCCAACCTCAAAAATCCACCGTCACCCTCAACACCGGAACCACCCCACCACCATCGTACCCCACATACATCGCATACCCCACCTGGCTCGGGTTGATCCGGTTCATCCAAACTCACCTTCCCAGCCAGTTTCTGTTTGTTGAAGCGGTAGGCGATGTGGGCATCCAGGCGTTGATAACATTGCACAACACAATATGACTATTTTCCACCAAATGCCCCTAATTTCCAACGCTTTAATCGAAAGCACCGTCTTTTTCAGCAGCTATTTTCCGATTTTAAATTGCCTTACCATGAATAAATCACTCCTACTCCTTTTACTATTTATCAGCTGCGCATGCAAAAAACGCGAGGAAGCTTCGCCTAACTTGCCTGCTTGCCTCAAAACACTGGTTGCGGACAAACAGCAGTCGGCTTCATTACAAACAATCAGGTTGCAAAAAATCAAAGGAGAAAAACATTATTGGTTAAATACGGATGCCCGCCATCTCGACGGAGCTGAATACATTGTAAATGCATCCTGTGATACGGTCTGTTTAATTTGTACAGAATGCATCCCACCAGAATGCATGAAAAAGTATGGTGATGAAGAGGATTGGAAAATCATCTGGCGGAAGTAAATTTTAAAACAACTCGTGCGGTTTAACCCCGTTTGAGCGAACATTCCGTCGAATCCAAGGGAAGAAAATACCCCCTCAAATCCCAAAATACAAATTCGAATAAATCTCCATCATCAACCCCTTGCGCACCTCATCCAATTCCGTAAGATGTGAAGGCAAGTGTTTTTCAATCGCCCCGGCTTGCTGCAATTTTTGCTTCCAGGTTTTTTCGAGTGCATACATGGCGTAACTGTTGCGGGGGCAGGTTTTGCTACTCAGGGTAACGGCCTCTTCGAGGAGTTGAGCGATGGGTTCGAAGGCGTTGTCGTTCACTTCGATGGTTTCCAGTTCCTGGTAAACGTCGCTTAAGGTTTTTCTGGTTATTCCGTACATCTCTGGTTGGTTTTACCACAGATTCACACAGATTTTCACAGATTTTATGGTTACGACAAAAATCTGTGAAAATCTGTGTGAATCTGTGGTGAAATTATCTTGATCAATTTCCGCCGCAGGCGGGGTGTTGAACTTTCACACTTTTTATCATGACAACCCGTGTTCATCCGGGCAATCCGTGGTGCACTATTCCACCACTATTTCATCCACAAACAACCAGGCGCGGCTACCCGCACCCGGTGCACCCGCCGGAATTTCGCCGTAGTTGCTGAATTCGAGCTTCAAATAACGCGCTTTGGCATTTTTTAAGTTGAGGTTGCTGGATACAATTTTGTCTTTGCCCACTTCAACCCTGCTGCTGAGCACTTTTCCAAAGCTGCCTTCCTGCTTGCCCCAACTGACTTGTACCTGTTTGGGCGCGTAGACCCATTGGCCGGGGTTGTTGAAAAAACGGAGCTTGACCTGTTTCAGTGCAGTCGGTTTGCCCAGGTCGATGACGGCTACCACATCTTTGCCCGCAAAGCCCAGCCATTCGGCGTCGTTGTAGCGTTGGTTGCTGCCGATGACCCCATTGAGCACGGAGCCGTTGCCAGATCCCCGGTACTGTGGAGCTGGCTCGGTACTCAAGGTGATTTTTTTGCCCGCTGCTTTGTGGAAACTCACGTCCAGTTTAGCCGAACGACCGCTGGGTTTTCCGTCCATAAAGGATTGAAAAACGTATTGGCCGCTTTGATTCAGCAGCAGGTTGGTACCAACATTTGCACTGCTGGCAGCAGGCATCGTACCATCGGCAACGTACTTGATCGTGCCTTGATTGGCGGGGTTTGAAGCAGAAATTTTCACCCCCGTCCCGTCGGAACTGGCTTGCACTTTGACATCAAAAAGGTGATTGCCAAAATTGACCCCCTCCTTTTTCCAGCGCTCCATGTGCACCATTAAGCGGCTGGTAAAATCGGCAAAGTTCTTTTTGGCTTCGCCAGACCAGGTCACTTCGGCCAGGGCCTGGGCGCGGGGATAGGTCATGTATTGCAATTTGCTGAGATCTTTGATGTATTCGGTCCAAAGATTGGCTTGTGCACCTAAAATGTGTTTGGCTTGGTCCGGGCTGAGTTCGCTCGGAATTGGATTGTAGCTGTACACTTTTTCCAGGGGCAAAAAGCCGCCGATGGCCAGGGGCTCATCGGCGTGTAATGATTGGTAATAATCAATGTAACAATAAGAAGTTGGAGTCATGATGACGTTGTGGCCCTGCTTGGCAGCTTCGATGCCGCCTTCGGTACCACGCCAGGACATGACGGTGGCATTGGGTGCAAGACCACCTTCCAGAATTTCGTCCCAACCAATGATCTGACGACCATGCTGGTTCAGGAATTTTTCCATTCTGCGGATGAAGTAACTTTGCAGTTCGTGTTCATCCTTCAGTTTTTCCCGCTTGATGATTTGTTGAGCCGTCGCGTTGGTTGTCCATTGCACCTTCGGGCACTCGTCGCCACCGATGTGGATGTAGGGGCTTGGAAAAAGCGCCATGACCTCGCTCAGCACATTTTCCAAAAAGGTAAACGTGGCTTCATTGGGGCAAAATACATTAGGCGATACTCCCCAAAAGGTGGCCACACCAATGGGTTTATCAAGGCAACCCAATTCAGGATACGCCGCAATGGCAGCCTGGGCATGTCCCGGCATTTCAATCTCAGGAATGACCGTGATGAAACGTTTGCGGGCGTACTCCACGATGTCTTTGACTTCTTCCTGGGTATAAAAACCGCCGTTTTTTTGGCCGTCGAATTTGCGCTCGGCACCTTGATTGAGGTGTCCGACGATGGTTTCGTTGCGCCAGGCCGCGACTTCCTGGAGTTTGGGATATTTTTTGATCTCAATCCGCCAACCCTGATCTTCGGTCAAGTGCCAGTGAAAACGGTTGATTTTGTACCGCGCCAGCATATCGATGAAGGTCTTGACATCGGCGGGCGAAAAGTAATACCGGCCTACATCTAGCATGACGCCCCGGTAACCAAAGGCAGGTTGATCCTGGATGTCTACACCAGCGAGGTTGATCGCTGCACTGGCCTCGATCGGGAAAAGTTGCATCAAGGATTGAATCCCATAAAACAGTCCAACGGGCTGCCAGGCTTGAATCAGGATCTGGCCAGGACTGATTTGCAGGTGGTAGCCCTCGGGATGTTTAACGCTTTGGTTCAACTCCAGCACGATCACGTTTTTTTCCTGCTTGTTGCTCGAAGGGAGGGCAAAACCCGCGTAGCTGTTCAACCATTGGTTGAAATAATTCGCGGCCAGCGCTACTTGTTCGTTGTTGAGGTCAAAACGAATGCAGGTCTCTGCACTGAGCACAAACTGCCCCGCTGCGGGGGTGATTTTTTGGGGAAGGGGAATAATGGGAAAAGCAGCGGGCGATTGAGCGTTTAGCAAAATGCTACCACAAAGTAAAAGTCCTAGAATGGTGTGTTTCATGTAAGGTGTTTTTTAAAATTTCAACCCCCGCTTGCGGCGGATTTTATTCACCACGGATTCACACAGATTCACACAGATTTCCATCTGGTGTCAAGAAATCTGTGTAAATCTGTGTGAATCCGTGGTGAATAAACCCATCAGAACTTCCAGCGCCGGAAAGCTTCAATCGCTTCATATTCGGCCAAGCCCAATTTGCGGTAAATATGCGCCGATTCCCGGTTGCGGTCTTCGGCACGTTGCCAGAACTCACGTTCATCGTTGCCGGGGAAGGGGGGGCGGTCTTTTTGCGATTGGTGCATAAAAATGGCGCGACGCTTTTTGAGCAACTGCTCCGGACTAATCGGCACGGCCATTTCAATTTCGTGGGTAGACCATTCGTGCCAGGCACCACGGTACAGCCACAACCAACAATCTTTGATCCAGGATTCTTCCTTCAATTTTTCGAAGGACATAAAAATGGCATCCAAACAAACCCGATGCGTACCGTGTGGATCAGCCAGGTCGCCCGCAGCGAAAACCTGATGTGGTTTGATTTTTTCCATCAAATCAACGATGATTTTGACATCGTCTTCACCCACGGGATTTTTGCGGGTACGCCCCGTTTCGTAAAAAGGCAAATCCAGGAAATGGATATGGTCTTCATTGAGGCCACAAAAGCGGGCGCCGGCACGG includes these proteins:
- a CDS encoding COR domain-containing protein, producing the protein MTFEVSHRINSVRKEKLKTLDLSYCKITSLPTELEELEWIEELNLNENKGLTDIKIVKKFKNLRILTIHNTGIYDLSPISELTNLKVLLAQNTPIQDLAPISNLVNLDTLLLQNTHIEALNPLVKLTLLRTLVLSNTRINDLEPLKGLINLTDLRIANTLVTSLFPIKSIIQKGVPIIFFGGISAGILINNCQLNTPPLEIAELGNEAILNYWEQVESQKGTVELYEAKLIIVGEGSTGKTTLFEKLKDPNHKVGNTPETHGINIHEGLPFQHPYIGENIFYANLWDFGGQDLQYMTHQFFLSPRALYVLMVDARRESPNLAYWFKIISLLGRESEDTKEKVKLLLVFNKRSNSTGLPQYQDILKLYDDSIEVHYQEVDFGVNDYRFENLQKAIQEHLVTLPIVKSQLPRLWKDVRDDLRTEAKKENYITSKRFAEICSKYNIDQEEDQWLLSGYLHQLGSLLHFQNDRGLRSYVILNPRWAVDGVYSFLTDEGILSNFGHFKDTEFIQLLAKKGYSREEADLILQLMTKNNFDICYEVSPGRYVAAQLLPDIAPEYPWFPQNVLQFRYQYSIMPKGLMSRLIVRLSEFLDRLVETDKQIVWKKGGVFRLKLREGECRVLLREDDAESKSGLRQIFIDVIGDANARKYALHKIRDAVEDLHRKWFRNIKVDEIIPCCCPECLVSDTPQLFKLDDMLKLRSRNMHIPVRCYESAEEVSTQLLLEGIYEQQEIQNKTYALDKF
- a CDS encoding COR domain-containing protein yields the protein MNEGVLQLIHKTKITRSASLNLYGYDLVKLPEELLELDWLEKLNLEYNRNLSDIGLLSSFVNLKKLYLSNTKVSDLSPLSTLVQLNTLYISNTKVINLNPLSPLVKLYRLEFSNNHISDLSTLIFLVNLHRLEFFNTQVSDLSPLASLLNLNTLYMSDTKVYDLSPLASLINLNVLEINNTQISDLSALDSMFHLNTLNISNTKVSDLSPLKKIIQKGIPIHLKDHGKVISIENCPLKNPPLEIVKQGNEAILRYWDQIEEQKGTVELYEAKLIIVGEGGTGKTTLFEKLQNPNHEVINTPETYGINIYEGLPFTHPIINNNIFYANLWDFGGQMLQYMTHQFFLTPRALYVLMMDARRESPNLPYWFKIISLLGRDNVDSNEKVKLLLVFNKRGNTTGMPQYQDQLKYYEDSLDVEFMEVDFAINDHRFEHLQKTIQKALVTLPIVKSQLPRLWTTIREDLRAEAQTKNYIHADRLSEICSKYGINDEADQWLLSGYLHQLGTLLHFQSDKGLRSQVILNPQWAVDGVYSFLTEESIVSNGGRFSDEDFIDLLAPKGYSRSSADLVLQLMTKNNFDICYQASPGTYIAAQLLPDNAPSYDWYPKEVLKFWFQYPIMPKGLMSRLIVRLSEYIEEKLDADGNMVEQVVWKKGVVLHLNLQEGECRVRLVEDDAESKEGLRKIHIEVMGIPSARKYALRKVRDEVEDLHKRWFRSIKADEIVPCCCSECAVSEHPQTYKLENLLKRQAKRKDTSCDFSGEDVMILALLEGVYDRTEIREMTQQQDHR
- a CDS encoding COR domain-containing protein, translated to MPLETIIKKKVGVKWKEYDGVKGIYVLNCPLENPPREIVKQGVRATLRYIEEVARLKQENKDVLIKVREAKVLLVGQGKSGKTTLRKKLQNPTAEMPAPGDTTRGIEITRLNEKMPFSGEDLRLNVWDFGGQDIQHYAHQFFLTGSSLYALITNERIQDSVHLPYWLNIVEMLGKKSPVILIQNKDGGHCQPLKDEAAIRARFGNVHNKVYQSDFSQAETEREFAELRQTIVEQASKLPHVEREYLRSFNELREKLEAESQSEKHYLRWETYLALMPELSEDLLRDYANALTFLGVCQYFPDDALLADYVFLRPKWLIDALFELLLHPSLEATRGHFSEKDTRKIWLQPEYQGMHGLLVRMMKEFELCYRVEGEGENYIIPQRLPGENKSYGWDTTGNVPVQYRYKFMPKGVLTRLICRLHTRIEEDKELGQRVWNDAVIFTLPDGKGRVFAREVYSENTIELRATGAKRSEMLNEVIRKMDDINRDAKYENMQLEKMVPCPCGECAKLPDNERHFFKFSVLEKALEKGIPDLHCDVSLDSIKVENIFGQSGVTKPRMKYKGENRFDGRMRYDGDEGESNPRKIFISYSKADQQHKDRLLVHLASLRDKALTWHDQDILPGEDWDESIRDAIAEADVVLYLVSAHSLAAEYIQKVELPLIEEREGCILVPVIVDFCNWQEYDFARRNALPGKGVEVVNKVWTNEDEAWLNVVEGVKRVLGKNQ
- a CDS encoding beta-N-acetylhexosaminidase gives rise to the protein MKHTILGLLLCGSILLNAQSPAAFPIIPLPQKITPAAGQFVLSAETCIRFDLNNEQVALAANYFNQWLNSYAGFALPSSNKQEKNVIVLELNQSVKHPEGYHLQISPGQILIQAWQPVGLFYGIQSLMQLFPIEASAAINLAGVDIQDQPAFGYRGVMLDVGRYYFSPADVKTFIDMLARYKINRFHWHLTEDQGWRIEIKKYPKLQEVAAWRNETIVGHLNQGAERKFDGQKNGGFYTQEEVKDIVEYARKRFITVIPEIEMPGHAQAAIAAYPELGCLDKPIGVATFWGVSPNVFCPNEATFTFLENVLSEVMALFPSPYIHIGGDECPKVQWTTNATAQQIIKREKLKDEHELQSYFIRRMEKFLNQHGRQIIGWDEILEGGLAPNATVMSWRGTEGGIEAAKQGHNVIMTPTSYCYIDYYQSLHADEPLAIGGFLPLEKVYSYNPIPSELSPDQAKHILGAQANLWTEYIKDLSKLQYMTYPRAQALAEVTWSGEAKKNFADFTSRLMVHMERWKKEGVNFGNHLFDVKVQASSDGTGVKISASNPANQGTIKYVADGTMPAASSANVGTNLLLNQSGQYVFQSFMDGKPSGRSAKLDVSFHKAAGKKITLSTEPAPQYRGSGNGSVLNGVIGSNQRYNDAEWLGFAGKDVVAVIDLGKPTALKQVKLRFFNNPGQWVYAPKQVQVSWGKQEGSFGKVLSSRVEVGKDKIVSSNLNLKNAKARYLKLEFSNYGEIPAGAPGAGSRAWLFVDEIVVE